One Benincasa hispida cultivar B227 chromosome 5, ASM972705v1, whole genome shotgun sequence genomic window carries:
- the LOC120078522 gene encoding sulfate transporter 1.2-like → MSGRIVSDEGAEQLGQRNENVAPSSKVGVPPKKNVWEEFNSVVKETFFSDQPLRHFKDQPKGKKVALFFQGLFPIFQWGRGYNFRKFKGDLIAGLTIASLCIPQDIGYAKLANLPAENGLYSSFVPPLVYAVMGSSRDIAIGPVAVVSLLLGTLLRQVYDPTKELEQYKRLAFTATFFAGVTQLALGFLRLGFLIDFLSHAAIVGFMGGAAVTIALQQLKGLLGIVNFTKKTDIISVMQSVWSNAHHGWNWQTILIGVSFLAFLLATKYIGKKYKKLFWIPAIAPLTSVILSTFFVYITRADKHGVQIVRHLDKGINPPSLHEIFFHGDDLTKGFKIGVIAGLIALTEAVAIARTFADLKDYEIDGNKEMMALGTMNIAGSMTSCYVATGSFSRSAVNYMAGCNTPMSNIVMACVVLLTLEVITPLFKYTPNAILASIIICAVIGLIDIDAMILLWKIDKFDFIACMGAFFGVVFDSVEIGLLIAVSLSLFKILLQVTRPRIALLGKLPKIPIFRNILQYPGAKKIAGVLMVRVDSSIYFSNANYVKERILRWLADETEKLEDQSLPINVVVVDMSPVSDIDTSGIHALEGLHSHLHKKEIELALANPGPVIMEKLLAANFDKVIGEDKIFLSVNEAIKIYAPNAVLDP, encoded by the exons ATGAGTGGGCGGATTGTGAGTGACGAGGGAGCGGAACAGTTGGGACAGCGAAACGAGAACGTAGCACCGTCCTCGAAGGTAGGTGTGCCACCGAAGAAAAACGTATGGGAAGAATTTAATTCTGTGGTGAAAGAGACATTTTTCTCTGATCAGCCTCTTCGCCATTTTAAAGATCAACCTAAGGGCAAGAAAGTTGCTCTATTTTTCCAAGGCCTCTTCCCCATATTCCAATGGGGAAGGGGATACAACTTTAGAAAGTTCAAAGGAGACCTCATTGCTGGCCTAACTATTGCTAGTCTTTGCATTCCTCAAGACATCGGATACGCCAAGCTCGCCAATTTGCCCGCTGAAAATGGACTTT ATAGCAGTTTTGTCCCCCCGTTGGTATACGCCGTGATGGGGAGCTCTAGGGATATTGCAATTGGCCCCGTTGCGGTCGTATCCCTTTTGCTCGGGACGCTGCTGAGGCAAGTGTACGACCCGACGAAGGAATTGGAGCAGTACAAGCGGTTGGCTTTCACGGCGACTTTCTTCGCCGGAGTAACTCAATTGGCTCTAGGGTTCCTCCGACTCGGATTCTTGATTGACTTTCTGTCACATGCCGCGATTGTCGGGTTCATGGGTGGCGCCGCCGTGACCATCGCCCTTCAGCAGCTGAAAGGTCTTCTTGGCATAGTAAACTTCACCAAGAAAACTGATATCATTTCTGTGATGCAATCTGTTTGGAGTAATGCGCACCATGGG TGGAACTGGCAGACTATACTCATAGGGGTTTCATTTTTGGCCTTCCTTTTGGCTACAAAATACATT GGCAAGAAATACAAGAAACTATTCTGGATACCAGCCATTGCCCCCTTAACATCTGTTATACTTTCCACATTTTTTGTGTATATCACTCGAGCAGATAAACATGGAGTTCAGATT gtaagACACTTAGATAAAGGAATAAATCCACCATCCCTTCATGAGATATTCTTCCATGGAGACGATCTTACCAAAGGTTTCAAGATTGGAGTGATTGCTGGTTTGATTGCCCTCACG GAAGCAGTGGCAATTGCAAGAACATTTGCAGACCTAAAAGACTATGAGATTGATGGTAACAAAGAAATGATGGCTCTTGGAACCATGAACATCGCTGGCTCCATGACTTCTTGCTATGTAGCCACAG GATCGTTCTCTCGTTCAGCAGTGAACTACATGGCCGGCTGCAATACACCGATGTCGAACATCGTCATGGCATGTGTTGTTCTCTTGACATTAGAGGTCATCACACCCCTTTTCAAGTACACCCCTAATGCCATTCTCGCCTCCATCATTATTTGCGCCGTCATCGGTCTCATCGACATCGACGCCATGATTTTGCTTTGGAAGATCGACAAATTCGACTTCATTGCTTGCATGGGGGCTTTCTTTGGCGTCGTCTTTGATTCCGTTGAGATTGGTCTTCTCATTGCT GTTAGTTTGTCATTGTTCAAAATTCTATTGCAAGTAACAAGACCGAGAATTGCGTTGCTTGGGAAGCTCCCAAAGATTCctatttttagaaacattttgcAATACCCTGGGGCAAAGAAGATCGCCGGAGTTCTAATGGTTAGGGTTGATTCTTCAATATACTTCTCCAATGCCAATTATGTCAAAGAAAG GATACTGAGATGGCTGGCAGATGAAACAGAGAAGCTAGAAGACCAGTCTTTGCCGATCAATGTTGTGGTCGTTGACATGTCTC CCGTATCCGACATCGACACAAGCGGCATCCATGCCTTGGAGGGTTTGCACTCTCATTTGCATAAGAAGGAAATTGAACTTGCACTTGCAAATCCAGGCCCAGTGATCATGGAGAAGCTCTTAGCTGCAAACTTTGATAAGGTCATTGGAGAAGACAAAATTTTCCTCAGTGTTAACGAAGCTATTAAGATTTATGCTCCAAATGCTGTTCTTGATCCTTAA